DNA sequence from the Thermococcus gammatolerans EJ3 genome:
TCACGACATCAGGATTGATCAGCCTGAGCTTCAGTTTTATTCTGTCCCTGAGCTCCTCAATTATCCTGAAGGGCTCTAGGACAACGAATACCGCAAAGGCGGTGGCTACGAAAGTGAGGGTGAACTCCCTATCCGTGAGGATGTAGAGGGCCGGTACGACCAGACCGGTGAGGTGAAGGGCCTTACGCTTCAGCTCGCTTTTTAAGCTCGTGTTCACGCTTTATCACCTCCAGCGCCTCGTTCAGGTTCCTGACAATGTAATCGGCGTTTCTAATATGCTTTCGCCGGAAGTAGCCCCTCCTCACGAGTATGCCGGTTGCACCGATGGCCCTTGCACCGGCCATGTCCGTCTCGTCCCTGTCCCCAACCACGTAGACTTCATCGTCCGGGAACCTCGATAGGGCTAGCTTGAAGTTGTGCGGGGTCAGCTTGGAGTAACCGGTCTCGCCGCTGATTATTATGTCGTCGAAATAGTCCCCTATTCCGAGGTGCTTCACCTTCCTTCTCTGCCACCGGGAGGAGGAGTCGGTAACCAGGACGATCCTCGCACCCATCTCCTTGAGGTTTCTTAGAAAGGGAAGCGCGTCGGGGTAAAGTTTAAGACTGGAGAAAAACGTCTTATCAACCAGTTCCAGTATCTCTGAGAACCCTTCGACTCTTTTTTCTCCATAAACCCTTCTGAAAACCTCCTCCATAATACCTTCAATGTCCATCCTGTGGAGGGCCTCAATCCCCTCCAGCTCGCGGTAGCCCCTGAAGAGCAGGTATTTGATCATCCTGAACCGCCTTTTCACGAGAAGATGAAGGAAGAGCCTCATGAGAACCCTCTTTCCTGCATCCCACGTGGTGCAGAGTGTGTCATCGAGGTCCACTATAACCAGCATCAAACCCCTCCACTCCAATCGGGAGGGTAGGGGTTAAAAGCCTAGCGGCAGGTTTAAAAGGGGATAACTGTGAGGGGCTGATGATGAGGGGAGAAACGCTCGTGCTGGGTGGCATTGTGCTGATATTCGTGGGGTTCCTGCTGGTATTCCTTGGAACACTGATCTCGGCCCTCGGCGGCGAGGGTGACGTTGAGGGAGGCGGGGTCATAATGATAGGCCCGATCCCAATAGTCTTCGGCACGAGCAGAGGGGCGGTGACCATTGCCTCAATTCTGGCTCTCCTGCTAATGGTACTCTGGATAATAGGGACCCTGCTGGCGAGGAGGGGATGAAGTGGACTTCCTGGCCGCAATCGCAGTTCTGCTAGTTACGGCCAAAACCATTGAATGGGCCTTCGAGAAGGTGGAGATACACCCGATAATAGCGCACGTCCTCACGGGAATAGTGCTCGGCCCTTTCATCCTCGGGGTGGTTAGACCAACCCCAGATCTCAAGGTTCTCGCGGAGTTCGGGCTGATAATGATGATGCTCTACATGGGGCTTACAAGCAACTTCTCGGCCATAGCCCAGAACACGAAAAGGGCCGTCATCGTGGCGGTGCTCGGTGTTTTCGCCTCTTTCCTCCTGGGCTTCATGACGGTGAGGCTCTTCGGCAAACCCCTCTCCGCGGCGATCTTCGTGGGAGTGACCCTCGGAAACACCGCGATTGAGGTCACGAGCGGCGTTCTCGTAAAGGAGAGGGTAAAGCGCATTGTCTCATCGATCCTCATGGGCGCTGCCTTTGCCGACGATATCCTCGCCGTTTATCTCATAGGCATAGTCACGGCCATGGCCGAGGGCAGCCTCGACGCCCAGGCCTTCGGGGTGCTGACGGTTAAGATATTCTCCTTCATAGTGCTCGCCCTGCTCATTTCGGAGGTCGTCTTCAAGAATGCCG
Encoded proteins:
- a CDS encoding cation:proton antiporter; this encodes MDFLAAIAVLLVTAKTIEWAFEKVEIHPIIAHVLTGIVLGPFILGVVRPTPDLKVLAEFGLIMMMLYMGLTSNFSAIAQNTKRAVIVAVLGVFASFLLGFMTVRLFGKPLSAAIFVGVTLGNTAIEVTSGVLVKERVKRIVSSILMGAAFADDILAVYLIGIVTAMAEGSLDAQAFGVLTVKIFSFIVLALLISEVVFKNAEWFKNVVKNLNVFFTFTLILTFTLAILAEWVGLNQIIGAYLAGLMISRLRERKDPLIITRIKLNELIEDLEVVLIEFFMPLFFIYVGLMFNPPLNQVSLSLIGGLYLSAVLGKLLGCGLGARSLGLSWSDSLLIGIGMGGRGSLELAILTFGLEAGLIDQGLFASVIIVSMLTALTTPVFFKAYLKRQKLKSSS
- a CDS encoding TIGR00304 family membrane protein — protein: MRGETLVLGGIVLIFVGFLLVFLGTLISALGGEGDVEGGGVIMIGPIPIVFGTSRGAVTIASILALLLMVLWIIGTLLARRG
- a CDS encoding HAD family hydrolase translates to MLVIVDLDDTLCTTWDAGKRVLMRLFLHLLVKRRFRMIKYLLFRGYRELEGIEALHRMDIEGIMEEVFRRVYGEKRVEGFSEILELVDKTFFSSLKLYPDALPFLRNLKEMGARIVLVTDSSSRWQRRKVKHLGIGDYFDDIIISGETGYSKLTPHNFKLALSRFPDDEVYVVGDRDETDMAGARAIGATGILVRRGYFRRKHIRNADYIVRNLNEALEVIKREHELKKRAEA